Part of the Hordeum vulgare subsp. vulgare unplaced genomic scaffold, MorexV3_pseudomolecules_assembly, whole genome shotgun sequence genome is shown below.
TGGAATTGGATTAGTCAATCGATTCATAACTGCCTTTCGAGCACAACCATTTCGAGCACAACCAATATATATTAGAACCCCCTTTACTTGCCGAAGCACTTCTTGGATCTGTCAATTATGCTATGGCCGGAGTCCTACTCATAGTGATCTGGTGGAATTGGGAGAAGCCGTAGGTATTATTGCGGGTCAATCAATTGGGGAGCCAGGGACTCAACTAACATTAAGAACTTTTCATACTGGCGGAGTATTCACAGGGGGTACTGCCGACCTTGTACGATCCCCTTCGAATGGAAAAATCCAATTCAATGAGAATTTGGTTCACCCCACACGTACCCGTCATGGACAGCCTGCTTTTCTATGTTATATAGACTTGCATGTAACTATTCAGAGTCAAGATATTCTATATAGTGTGAATATTCCCTCAAAAAGCTTGATTCTAGTGCAAAATGATCAATATGTAAAATCTGAACAAGTAATTGCGGAGATTCGTGCCGGAACGTCCACTTTACATTTTAAAGAAAGGGTACAAAAGCATATTTATTCTGAATCAGACGGCGAAATGCACTGGAGTACTGATGTTTACCATGCGCCCGAATATCAATATGGTAATCTTCGTCGATTACCAAAAACAAGCCATTTATGGATATTATCCGTAAGTATGTGCAGATCCAGTATAGCGTCTTTTTCACTCCACAAGGATCAAGATCAAATGAATACTTATGGTAAAAAAGATAGGGAAATTCTTGATTATTCAACGTCGGATCGAATCATGTCCAATGGCCATTGGAATTTGATCTATCCTTCTATTTTTCAAGATAATTCAGATTTGTTGGCGAAAAAGCGAAGAAATAGGTTCGTCATTCCATTACAATATCATCAAGAACAAGAGAAAGAACTAATATCCTGTTTTGGGATTTCGATTGAAATCCCCTTTATGGGTGTTTTACGTAGAAATACTATTTTTGCTTATTTTGACGATCCCCGATACAGAAAAGATAAAAAGGGTTCAGGAATTGTTAAATTTAGATATAGGACCCTAGAAGAAGAATATAGGACTCGAGCGGAAGACTCAGAAGAGGAATATGAGACCCTAGAACACGAATACAGGACCCGAGAGGACGAATATGAAACCCTAGAAGAATCTAAATATGGAATCCTAGAAGACGAATACGAATATGAAACCCTAGAAAACGAATATGGGAGCCCAGAAAACAAATATGGGAACCCAGAGAACGAATATAGGACTTTAGAGAAAGACTCAGAAGAGGAATATGGGAACCCAGAGAGCAAATATAGGACCCAAGAGGACGAATATGGAACtttagaagaagactcagaagacGAATATGGCAGCCCCGGGGAAAGCGGCGAGGAAAAATATGGTACTTTAGAGGAAGActcagaagaagactcagaggacGAATACGAGAGCCCAGAGGAAGATTCCATCTTAAAAAAAGAGGGTTTGATTGAGCATCGAGGAACAAAAGAATTTagtctaaaataccaaaaagaagtaGATCGGTTTTTTTTCATTCTTCAAGAACTTCATATCTTGCCGAGATCTTCATCCCTAAAGATACTTGACAATAGTATTATTGGAGTGGATACACAACTCACAAAAAATACAAGAAGTGGACTAGGCGGACTGGTCCGAGTGAAGAGAAAAAAAAGCCATACGGAACTCAAAATATTTTCCGGAGATATTCATTTTCCTGAAGAGGCAGATAAGATATTAGGTGGGTGTTTGATACCGCCAGAAAGACAAAAAAAAGATTCTAAGgaatcaaaaaaaaagaaaaattgggTCTATGTTCAACGGAAAAAAATTCTCAAGAGCAAGGAAAAGTATTTTGTTTCCGTTCGCCCTACAGTGGCATATGAAATGGACGAAGGAAGAAATTTAGCAACACTTTTCCCGCAGGATCTCTTGCAAGAAGAAAATAATCTCCAAATTCGACTTGTCAATTTTATTTATCATGAAAATAGCAAGTTAACTCAAAGAATTTATCACACAAATAGTCAATTTGTTAGAACTTGCTTAGTAGTGAATTgggaacaagaagaaaaagaaaaggctgGTGCTTCCCTTGTTGAGGTAAGAGCAAATGATCTTATTCGCGATTTCCTAAGAATTGAGTTAGTCAAGTCCACTATTTCGTATACACGAAAAAGGTATGATAGGACAAGTGGAGGACCGACTCCCCATAATAGGTTAGATCGCGCCAATAGCAATTCTTTTTATTCCAAGGCGAAGATTGAATCACTTAGCCAACATCAAGAAGCTATTGGCACTTTGTTGAATCGAAATAAAGAATACCAATCTTTGATGATTTTGTCGGCATCCAACTGTTCTCGAATTGGTTTATTCAAGAATTCAAAACATCCCAATGCGATAAAAGAATGGAATCCTAGAATTCCTATTCTAGAAATTTTTGGGCCCTTAGGGGCTATTGTAGCTAGTATATCGCATTTTTCTTCATCTTACTATTTACTAACGCATAATAAAATCCTGCTAAAAAAATATTTGTTCGTTGACAATTTGAAACAAACCTTCCAAGTACTTCAAGAACTTAAATACTctttaatagatgaaaataaaagGATTTCCAATTTCGATAGTAACATAATGTTGGATCCATTCCTTTTGAATTGTCACTTTGTCCATCATGATTCTTGGGAAGAGACATTGGCAATAATTCACCTTGGACAATTTATTTGTGAAAATGTATGTCTATTTAAATCGCACATAAAAAAATCTGGTCAAATTTTCAGTGTAAATATGGATTCCTTTGTTATAAGAGCAGCTAAACCTTATTTGGCCACTACAGGAGCAACTGTTAATGGTCATTATGGAGAAATCCTTTACAAGGGAGATAGGTTAGTTacgtttatatatgaaaaatcgaGATCTAGTGACATAACGCAAGGTCTTCCAAAAGTGGAACAAATCTTTGAAGCGCGTTCAATTGATTCATTATCCCCCAATCTCGAAAGGAGAATTGAGGATTGGAATGAGCGTATACCAAGAATTCTTGGGGTCCCTTGGGGATTCTTGATTGGAGCTGAGCTAACCATAGCCCAAAGTCGTATTTCTTTGGTTAATAAAatccaaaaggtttatcgatcccaAGGGGTACAGATCCATAATAGACATATAGAGATTATTATACGCCAAGTAACATCAAAAGTGCGGGTTTCCGAAGATGGAATGTCTAATGTTTTTTCGCCTGGGGAATTAATCGGACTATTGCGAGCGGAACGAGCAGGGCGAGCTTTGGATGAATCGATCTATTATCGGGCAATCTTATTGGGAATAACAAGGGCTTCCCTGAATACCCAAAGTTTCATATCTGAAGCAAGTTTTCAAGAAACTGCTCGAGTTTTAGCAAAAGCTGCCCTACGAGGTCGCATTGATTGGTTGAAAGGCTTGAAAGAAAACGTAGTTCTGGGGGGGATTATACCTGTTGGTACCGGATTCCAAAAATTTGTGCATCGTTCCCCACAAGACAAGAACCTTTATttcgaaataaaaaaaaaaaatctattcGCGTCGGAAATGAGAGATTTTTTGTTTCTCCATACAGAATTAGTTTCTTCAGATTCTGACGTAACAAACAATTTTTATGAGACATAAAAACCCCCATTTAACATTTAACCCTAAGgatacataaaacatattttttacTTTACTAGACTTTTGAACTTAGAACACTAACAGGTTAAATTTtagatttttaagatttttatttTAATAAGTAAAACAAGTCAGTTAATTCATTAAATTAAGGTTTTGTTTATACCATGTATCAATGTATCAATGGCCAACTCTTAGTACAAGGTTCTCTCAGaacaattattattttatttatttcaagCTATTTCGGATCTTTCTTAATcttcaaaaagaaataaattccgtAATGGAATGTTAGGatgaaaaaaaaaggaagtgtgGAAAAAATGACAAGAAGATATTGGAACATTAATTTGAAAGAGATGATAGAAGCAGGAGTTCATTTTGGTCATGGTATTAAGAAATGGAATCCTAAAATGGCCCCTTACATTTCGGCAAAGCGTAAAGGTACTCATATTATAAATCTCGCTAGAACGGCCCGTTTTTTATCAGAAGCTTGTGATTTAGTTTTTGATGCAGCAAGTCAGGGAAAAAGTTTCTTAATTGTTGGTACCAAA
Proteins encoded:
- the LOC123420949 gene encoding DNA-directed RNA polymerase subunit beta''-like gives rise to the protein MKRLISRLIDHFGMGYTSHILDQLKTLGFYQATTTSISLGIEDLLTIPSKGWLVQDAEQQSFLLEKHYYYGAVHAVEKLRQSVEIWYATSEYLKQEMNSNFRITDPSNPVYLMSFSGARGNASQVHQLVGMRGLMSDPQGQMIDLPIQSNLREGLSLTEYIISCYGARKGVVDTAVRTADAGYLTRRLVEVVQHIIVRRRDCGTIRGISVSPQNGMTEKLFVQTLIGRVLADDIYIGSRCIAARNQDIGIGLVNRFITAFRAQPFRAQPIYIRTPFTCRSTSWICQLCYGRSPTHSDLVELGEAVGIIAGQSIGEPGTQLTLRTFHTGGVFTGGTADLVRSPSNGKIQFNENLVHPTRTRHGQPAFLCYIDLHVTIQSQDILYSVNIPSKSLILVQNDQYVKSEQVIAEIRAGTSTLHFKERVQKHIYSESDGEMHWSTDVYHAPEYQYGNLRRLPKTSHLWILSVSMCRSSIASFSLHKDQDQMNTYGKKDREILDYSTSDRIMSNGHWNLIYPSIFQDNSDLLAKKRRNRFVIPLQYHQEQEKELISCFGISIEIPFMGVLRRNTIFAYFDDPRYRKDKKGSGIVKFRYRTLEEEYRTRAEDSEEEYETLEHEYRTREDEYETLEESKYGILEDEYEYETLENEYGSPENKYGNPENEYRTLEKDSEEEYGNPESKYRTQEDEYGTLEEDSEDEYGSPGESGEEKYGTLEEDSEEDSEDEYESPEEDSILKKEGLIEHRGTKEFSLKYQKEVDRFFFILQELHILPRSSSLKILDNSIIGVDTQLTKNTRSGLGGLVRVKRKKSHTELKIFSGDIHFPEEADKILGGCLIPPERQKKDSKESKKKKNWVYVQRKKILKSKEKYFVSVRPTVAYEMDEGRNLATLFPQDLLQEENNLQIRLVNFIYHENSKLTQRIYHTNSQFVRTCLVVNWEQEEKEKAGASLVEVRANDLIRDFLRIELVKSTISYTRKRYDRTSGGPTPHNRLDRANSNSFYSKAKIESLSQHQEAIGTLLNRNKEYQSLMILSASNCSRIGLFKNSKHPNAIKEWNPRIPILEIFGPLGAIVASISHFSSSYYLLTHNKILLKKYLFVDNLKQTFQVLQELKYSLIDENKRISNFDSNIMLDPFLLNCHFVHHDSWEETLAIIHLGQFICENVCLFKSHIKKSGQIFSVNMDSFVIRAAKPYLATTGATVNGHYGEILYKGDRLVTFIYEKSRSSDITQGLPKVEQIFEARSIDSLSPNLERRIEDWNERIPRILGVPWGFLIGAELTIAQSRISLVNKIQKVYRSQGVQIHNRHIEIIIRQVTSKVRVSEDGMSNVFSPGELIGLLRAERAGRALDESIYYRAILLGITRASLNTQSFISEASFQETARVLAKAALRGRIDWLKGLKENVVLGGIIPVGTGFQKFVHRSPQDKNLYFEIKKKNLFASEMRDFLFLHTELVSSDSDVTNNFYET